In a genomic window of Carassius gibelio isolate Cgi1373 ecotype wild population from Czech Republic chromosome A3, carGib1.2-hapl.c, whole genome shotgun sequence:
- the LOC127941486 gene encoding relaxin-3-like — MMWKTTALAVCLLLAGVQALDGPSYGVKLCGREFIRAVIFTCGGSRWKRSLTSTDEILDLFSSYDSNVPADSSVLYGAAPSSQHAPDSNLPSLAQGEQEGDLFSRPARSLISQEVLEALRTVDRKGRDVVVGLSNACCKWGCSKGEISSLC, encoded by the exons ATGATGTGGAAAACCACCGCGCTTGCAGTGTGTCTGCTGCTGGCTGGAGTCCAGGCACTGGACGGCCCCTCGTACGGAGTCAAATTATGCGGCCGGGAGTTCATCCGAGCTGTTATCTTCACCTGCGGAGGCTCTCGATGGAAGCGCTCCTTGACAAGCACAG ATGAAATACTGGACTTATTCAGCTCGTATGACAGTAATGTTCCAGCAGACAGTTCAGTTCTGTATGGTGCTGCCCCGTCATCCCAGCATGCCCCTGACTCAAATCTTCCATCACTGGCACAAGGTGAACAGGAAGGTGACTTGTTCAGCAGGCCAGCGCGCTCCCTCATTTCACAGGAGGTGCTGGAAGCGTTGCGTACCGTGGACAGAAAGGGACGAGATGTAGTGGTGGGACTGTCCAACGCCTGCTGCAAGTGGGGCTGCAGCAAAGGAGAAATCAGCTCCCTTTGCTGA
- the LOC127941493 gene encoding interleukin-6 receptor subunit beta — translation MAWRKVKVHFIIILYLWICSQASCEVVLNCWWNQALPVARNVSVVCHTSSLARANSCDVCQLNVITQDHRHQFPSTCASTNETISLSIATEDIENIRCTCNGNTAETCNVTVRGGYPPSPPSRPVCAVEDLEVEDISCSWTKSNEPMIPTVYTLHWKDYDGKIKSRESSSESAVIKRTEYMKSTSTTAWVTAKNVLGSAQSEKSDFNTGHIKRPDPPYNIKLTSVPLELIWDMYCDGLGPLDKSCQVQYHENSHMDWIEVGDRQVTYVLDDPQPFTEYSFRVRCHCGHEEKVMSSWSSVYSVRTPPAAPVGQLDVWSDCAPNSDKSSCNVYWKEMPLSQARGDVISYIVTLQLENGTQFTRQRRDTESQHPAEQSCLRLSVPLKPGVMGVFVSANTSMGTSDPTFMPFAVRGQTTPEVNLSVIGENQMLLVSWAVHPQFSESVLEYVVQHVSVVPPSCLNWVRVNRTQRSVTLKGDLRNYTAYNVSLFAVFNNHSTFLSSEIAYTLEGVPPEVPEISVNNISHSSATLTWSPIPVNESKGVILHYLVGIKETGSKISSDRTSVLLSELQPAQQYQVWVSAVSAAGEGNRRYTTFSTNEKDRDVNTILFAVFIPLLMFLVLVWVFTLVCKATLCFVKIPDPINSKTFKHMNIQHVWPRLCSPSELTLKISELEIVENLDPNTPTPPSETESENILIDVEPQNFQVPDELGKTSEGGDQPEESNRGNISKPDTWAKEYSEMVDTDEEKDDDGDDDEWWHQQCVSDYERHFLPSVKAN, via the exons ATGGCATGGAGGAAGGTCAAagtgcattttattataatactTTACCTGTGGATATGCTCTCAAG cCTCTTGTGAAGTGGTTTTAAACTGTTGGTGGAATCAAGCTCTTCCTGTGGCACGTAATGTGTCTGTCGTGTGCCACACGAGTTCACTGGCAAGAGCAAACAGTTGTGATGTCTGCCAGCTTAATGTTATCACCCAGGACCACAGACATCAGTTTCCCAGCACATGTGCCAGTACCAATGAAACTATCAGCTTATCTATAGCAACAGAAGACATAGAGAATATTCGCTGCACGTGCAATGGAAATACAGCAGAGACCTGCAACGTTACAGTGAGAGGAGGCT ATCCACCTTCTCCCCCGTCCCGCCCCGTTTGTGCTGTTGAAGACTTGGAAGTAGAAGACATTTCCTGCTCTTGGACCAAATCCAATGAGCCAATGATTCCTACTGTTTACACCCTTCACTGGAAAGATTATGATGG gaaaatTAAATCCCGGGAAAGCAGTAGTGAGAGTGCAGTCATAAAGCGGACTGAGTATATGAAAAGCACTTCCACCACAGCATGGGTCACTGCCAAAAACGTGCTGGGTTCTGCACAGTCCGAAAAGTCTGACTTCAACACGGGTCATATCA AACGGCCAGACCCCCCATACAATATTAAGCTCACCTCTGTGCCGCTGGAGTTGATCTGGGACATGTACTGTGATGGATTGGGGCCCTTAGACAAGAGCTGTCAAGTGCAGTACCATGAGAACAGTCACATGGACTGGATAGAG GTGGGTGATCGCCAGGTCACGTATGTGTTGGACGACCCCCAGCCATTCACAGAGTACAGTTTTCGTGTTCGATGCCACTGTGGACATGAAGAGAAAGTCATGAGTTCCTGGAGTTCAGTGTATTCAGTCAGGACGCCTCCTGCAG CACCAGTTGGACAGCTGGATGTTTGGAGTGACTGTGCCCCTAATTCTGACAAATCTTCCTGTAACGTCTATTGGAAG GAGATGCCTCTGTCTCAGGCTAGAGGGGACGTTATCAGCTATATTGTCACGCTGCAGCTTGAAAATGGCACGCAGTTCACCAGGCAGCGGAGAGACACTGAAAGTCAACATCCTGCTGAACAGAGCTGCCTGCGGTTGAGTGTCCCACTCAAGCCGGGTGTTATGGGAGTTTTTGTGTCAGCCAACACCTCAATGGGCACATCAGACCCCACATTCATGCCGTTTGCTGTGAGGG GACAGACGACGCCTGAGGTGAATCTGAGTGTAATAGGTGAGAACCAGATGCTGCTGGTCTCATGGGCCGTACACCCACAGTTCTCTGAGAGCGTCCTGGAGTATGTGGTACAGCACGTGTCTGTGGTACCTCCCTCGTGCCTGAACTGGGTCAGAGTAAACCGAACCCAGAGATCTGTCACActcaaag GTGACCTCAGGAACTACACAGCGTATAATGTGTCACTGTTCGCTGTCTTCAACAACCACAGCACCTTCCTCAGTTCAGAGATTGCATACACACTTGAAGGAG TTCCTCCTGAAGTCCCAGAGATCAGTGTGAATAACATCTCTCACTCCTCTGCCACTTTGACATGGAGCCCCATCCCTGTAAATGAGAGCAAAGGTGTCATCCTGCATTACTTAGTGGGCATCAAAGAAACAG GGTCTAAGATTAGCAGTGACAGAACCAGTGTGCTGTTGTCAGAACTGCAGCCGGCCCAACAGTACCAGGTCTGGGTGAGCGCTGTGAGCGCTGCTGGGGAAGGCAACAGGAGATACACCACTTTCTCCACCAATGAGAAAGACC GTGATGTTAACACAATACTGTTTGCTGTATTCATACCATTATTGATGTTCCTGGTATTAGTTTGGGTTTTTACATTGGT GTGCAAAGCAACTCTGTGTTTTGTGAAGATCCCAGATCCAATAAACAGTAAAACGTTTAAACATATGAACATTCAG CATGTGTGGCCACGGCTCTGTTCTCCTTCTGAGTTGACCCTAAAGATCTCGGAGCTGGAGATTGTGGAGAACCTGGATCCTAACACACCTACTCCTCCATCAGAGACTGAATCAGAGAATATTTTAATTGATGTGGAACCCCAAAATTTTCAGGTGCCAGATGAACTGGGCAAAACAAGTGAAGGTGGAGATCAGCCTGAGGAATCTAACAGAGGAAACATTTCAAAGCCTGACACTTGGGCAAAGGAGTATAGCGAGATGGTCGACACTGATGAAGAGaaggatgatgatggtgatgatgatgagtggTGGCACCAGCAATGTGTCTCGGACTACGAAAGACATTTTTTGCCTTCTGTTAAAGCAAATTAA